GGAATTGCCGTGGTTGACGGCTGCGTCCACCTGGATGTAGTCGTCATAGGGGCCGGAGGCGATGTCTCGGCCGAGCGCGGAGACGATGCCCGAGGTCACCGTGCCGCCAAGGCCGAAGGGGTTGCCCACGGCCACGACCCAATCGCCGACGCGCAGCTTGGAATCATCGGCGAAATTCACATAGGTGAAATCGCGGTCGGCATCGACCTTCAGGACGGCGAGATCGGTGCGCGGATCAGTGCCCACGAGCTTGGCCTCATATTCGGTCCCGTCATCCATCAGAACGGAGAAACTGTCGCCTTCGCGCACGACGTGATTGTTGGTGACGAGATAGCCGTCCCCGGACACGAAGAAGCCTGACCCCTGAGCGACCGGACGCGGACCGCCGCCGCGCGGCTTCGGCGGCTGCTGCGGTTCCATGGGCGCGCCGAAATCCTTGAAGAAACGCTTCAGGGGATGATCATCCGGCAGGTTGTCAAATCCGCGTCCGCCAAAGCCGAAGCCGAAGCCATCATTCTGGGCAACGGGCTGGACGTTGCTCTCAACGACCACGGAGACCACGGCCGGCGAGACCGCCTCAACCACGTCGGCAAAGCCCGGCACCTTGGGGGCCTCGACATAAACCGGGTCGGCGAGGGCTTCGGGAACGGTCAGGGGCGCACCTGCCGAAAACAGCACAGCGGCAACGCCGCCGGCAAGCGCCGAGGCTTTCAGAATCGGCTTGAACTTGTTGTATCCGGAAGTCTGGTCGAGCATCTGGTCTACCTTTTCCTTGATTGACGTTTCTGAAGATGTCTTCAAATCGGATAAAGGCACTATAAATGTTGCGACCTTACAGCAATCTGTCCACAAAATGACGGATTGTTAATTGTCGTCGCCGTCCGCGAGAAGCCGCTCGAGGCGCTCCTCCTCCGCTGGGGAAAGCGGGCGATCCGGCGCGCGACGCGACTTCGAAAGGCGCCACACCACGATGCCGCCGATCACGACCAGCAGCGCCGGCGCGCCCCACAAAAGCCATGTCTTGGGCGAGAAGCGGGGCTTCAGCAGCACGAATTCGCCGTAGCGCGAGACCACATAGTCGATGACCTCCTCATTGCTGTCGCCATCGACAAGACGGTCACGCACCAGAAGCCTCAGGTCACGCGCGAGGTCGGCATTCGAATCATCGATCGACTGGTTCTGGCAGACCATGCAGCGCAGTTCCGCGGAAATTTCGCGGGCCCGCGCTTCGAGTGCCGGATCGTCCAGCACTTCGTCAGGCGTCACGGCTTGGGCCGCTGTCAGGGGCGCCAGGAGCAGAACCACGACCAGAAGGGCGGCAAACTTCATTCCGCAGCCCCCGCATGCGCGGCCGCGTCCATCGTGCGCCTGCGGCTGCGCGCGGGGGCGCCGACGCGTAGTCGCCGGTCGGTCAGCGAAACCACGCCGCCAAGCGCCATGGCCACGCCGCCGAGCCAGATACACAGGATGAACGGTTTCCACCACACCCTGACGACCCAGGCGCCATCGGCGCGCTCATCTCCGAGCGAGACATAGAGCTGGCTGAGACCGAAGGTTGAGATGCCGGCCTCGGTCGTCGGCATGTTGTTGGCGAGATAGACCCGCTTGGCCGAAAAGCTTTCGGTGACAGGCCGGCCGTCTCGGGCAATCGTGAACGCGCCCCGTTCATCGACATAGTTGGGACCCCTGACGGGTGTGATGCCGTCGAATGTCACCGTGTAGCCGCCGGCATCCACGCTCATTCCGGGCGTCATCTCCAGAACCGCCTCGGTCTCGTAGAGCGAGACCGCGACGATGCCGAGAACCGTCACGCCGAGGCCGAAATGGGCGAGCGCCGCGCCGAAGGCGGAACGCGGAAGGCCGACAAATCGCGGCCATGCCCGCGCCATCGGCATCCGGCCGAAACCCGAGCGATACCAGAGATCGCTTGCCGCGCCGAACATCAGGAAGAAGGCGATCGCGATGACAAGGCCCGCGAGAACCGGGCCGCGGGAATGGTAGTAGATGAAACCGGCAGCCAGAACGAGCGCCAGAACTGCGGCGACCATCAGGCGCTCGCCCGCGGCCTTCAGGTCACCCCTTTTCCACGACAGCATCGGACCAAAGGGAACGGCGAGCAGAAGCGGGATCATCAACACGCCGAAGGTCATGTTGAAGAAGGGCGGGCCGACGGAAATCTTGTCGCCGGTCAGCGTTTCGAGAACCAGCGGATAGAGCGTGCCGGTCAGCACGGTTCCCGTAGCCACCGTCAAAATGAGATTGTTGAAGACCAGCGCCCCCTCGCGCGAAATCGGCGAAAACAGGCCGCCGGCGCGCAGGAGCGGTGCGCGAAAGGCGAACAATGCCAGCGAGCCGCCGACGAAGAAGGCAAGGATGGCGAGAATGAAGATGCCGCGCGTCGGGTCGGTCGCGAAGGCGTGCACCGAGGTGAGAACGCCGGATCGGACGAGAAAGGTTCCGAGCAGCGACAGCGAGAAGGTCAGGATCGACAGGAGCACGGTCCAGATCTTCAGCGCTTCGCGCTTTTCCATGACCAGGGCGGAATGCAGCAGCGCTGTGCCGGCAAGCCAAGGCATGAAGGAGGCATTTTCGACCGGATCCCAGAACCACCAGCCGCCCCAGCCCAGTTCGTAATAGGCCCAGTAGGAGCCCATCGCGATGCCGGCCGTCAGGAACAGCCAGGCCAGAAGCGCCCACGGCCGGACCCACAGTGCCCAGGCCGCGTCGATCCGCCCGCTGATAAGCGCCGCGACCGCAAACGAAAAGCACACGGAGAAGCCGACATAACCGAGATAAAGCAAGGGCGGATGGATCGCGAGGCCGAAATCCTGCAGGATAGGATTGAGATCCTGCCCCTCTCCCGGCACCGGAAATATCCGCAGGAACGGGTTCGAGGTGAACAGGATGAAAAAGAGGAACGCCGTCGCGATCAATGCCTGGATCGAGAGCACATTGGCCCTGAGATCATCAGGCAGATTACGGCTGAATGCGGCAACAAGCGCGCTGAACAGCGTCAGGATCAAAAGCCAGAGCATCATCGATCCCTCGTGATTGCCCCAGACGCCGGAGAACTTGTAGACCAGCGGCATCAGCGAGTGCGAATTCTCCCAGACATTGCGCACGGAGAAATCGGACACCAGATGACTGCGGATCAGAACGCCGAAGGATGTCGCCACAAGGGCGAACAGCGTCAGCGTT
This window of the Martelella lutilitoris genome carries:
- a CDS encoding cytochrome c-type biogenesis protein is translated as MKFAALLVVVLLLAPLTAAQAVTPDEVLDDPALEARAREISAELRCMVCQNQSIDDSNADLARDLRLLVRDRLVDGDSNEEVIDYVVSRYGEFVLLKPRFSPKTWLLWGAPALLVVIGGIVVWRLSKSRRAPDRPLSPAEEERLERLLADGDDN
- a CDS encoding heme lyase CcmF/NrfE family subunit — translated: MTVELGLFSLILALAVALATFVVPAIGVRRNDPQLMSVAVSGTLTLFALVATSFGVLIRSHLVSDFSVRNVWENSHSLMPLVYKFSGVWGNHEGSMMLWLLILTLFSALVAAFSRNLPDDLRANVLSIQALIATAFLFFILFTSNPFLRIFPVPGEGQDLNPILQDFGLAIHPPLLYLGYVGFSVCFSFAVAALISGRIDAAWALWVRPWALLAWLFLTAGIAMGSYWAYYELGWGGWWFWDPVENASFMPWLAGTALLHSALVMEKREALKIWTVLLSILTFSLSLLGTFLVRSGVLTSVHAFATDPTRGIFILAILAFFVGGSLALFAFRAPLLRAGGLFSPISREGALVFNNLILTVATGTVLTGTLYPLVLETLTGDKISVGPPFFNMTFGVLMIPLLLAVPFGPMLSWKRGDLKAAGERLMVAAVLALVLAAGFIYYHSRGPVLAGLVIAIAFFLMFGAASDLWYRSGFGRMPMARAWPRFVGLPRSAFGAALAHFGLGVTVLGIVAVSLYETEAVLEMTPGMSVDAGGYTVTFDGITPVRGPNYVDERGAFTIARDGRPVTESFSAKRVYLANNMPTTEAGISTFGLSQLYVSLGDERADGAWVVRVWWKPFILCIWLGGVAMALGGVVSLTDRRLRVGAPARSRRRTMDAAAHAGAAE